In Spirosoma sp. KUDC1026, the sequence TTGCGATTATTTTCTGGAGTCTGGCGGCTATGGCGCACGCGCTGGCAACCGGTACGTTCGGGTTTATTGTCGCCCGGATTGGGCTGGGGCTGGGGGAGGCCGGTAATTTTCCGGCGGCTATCAAGACCGTAGCGGAATGGTTTCCTAAGCGGGAACGGGCGCTGGCAACGGGGATCTTCAACTCCGGCGCGAACATTGGCGCCGTCATTGCCCCCATTCTGGTTCCCTGGCTGCTGGGGGCTTACGGCTGGGAAATGGCGTTTATCGTTACGGGTGCGCTAGGTTTTATCTGGCTAGGCTTCTGGTATTTCGGGTATCAGATTCCGGCTAACCAGCCCAAGCTGTCGAAAGAGGAGCTTGCTTATATTCACAGTGATAACGAAAGCACCCCCGACGAGGTAGCCGATCATGGAGCGCCTGTATCCTGGAGAGAACTGCTGAGCAAGCGGCAAACCTGGACGTTCGTTTTTGGTAAAATGCTGACCGATCCAATCTGGTGGTTTTTCCTATTCTGGCTGCAGGACTACTTCGCTACTACATTCCATCTGGACACCAAAAAGCCGAACCTGTACCTGGCGGTGTTATACACCCTTGTCAGTATTGGCAGTATCGGTGGCGGCTATCTGTCCTCCGCGCTGATTGCCCGGGGATGGAGCGTCTGGAAAGCACGTAAGACTGCTATGCTGATTTTCGCCCTGCTCGTGGTACCCGTTATTGCGGTACGGTTCGGACCGGGGATCTGGACAGCCGTTGCCCTGATTGGTCTGGCCGGGGCTGCTCACCAGGCCTGGAGTGCCAATATTTTTACGACCGCGTCGGACATGTTTCCCAAACGGGCCGTTAGTTCGGTGGTTGGGATTGGCAGTATGGCCGGCTCGGTAGGGGGGATCATCTTTCCTGAATTTGTGGGCCGTATTCTGGACAGCTACAAACAGGCGGGGGATGTGCAGTCGGGTTACGGGATCATTTTCCTGATCTGCGGCTCGGCCTACCTGCTGGCCTGGCTGGTAATGCACCTGCTGACACCCACCATGAAACCGGTTGAACTGTCGTCACGTTAATTAGTGATGCTGACCCTAAAAAAAAGCCTGCCGGTCCTTGATGGCCGGCAGGCTTTTTTTAGGGGATGGTGTACCGTTTGAAAAAGGCCCACATCAGATCGTTGGCCGGGAGCGAACTGGGTGGATCGCTGGAAAGCACCGCCCCCTGGTTGCCGCCGGGCCAGGAATGTCCCCCGTCTTCGGTCAGATAGCACTCAACAGAAACGTTACTGTCGCCTTTGGTCCAGCGATAGTGCGTATAGACAGGTGTCGTTTCGACTGTTTGACGAGTGGCCTTTTGATGGGCCAGGTTGCCGAAGACCGACAATGTACTGTCTACCGAAGGGTTCCATTGATTACTGATCCCC encodes:
- a CDS encoding MFS transporter, giving the protein MSKAVGNYRWTIVALLFFATTINYLDRQVVGLLKPTLEKEFNWSELDYSRIVQVFSAAYAIGLLLFGRFIDYIGTKLGYTIAIIFWSLAAMAHALATGTFGFIVARIGLGLGEAGNFPAAIKTVAEWFPKRERALATGIFNSGANIGAVIAPILVPWLLGAYGWEMAFIVTGALGFIWLGFWYFGYQIPANQPKLSKEELAYIHSDNESTPDEVADHGAPVSWRELLSKRQTWTFVFGKMLTDPIWWFFLFWLQDYFATTFHLDTKKPNLYLAVLYTLVSIGSIGGGYLSSALIARGWSVWKARKTAMLIFALLVVPVIAVRFGPGIWTAVALIGLAGAAHQAWSANIFTTASDMFPKRAVSSVVGIGSMAGSVGGIIFPEFVGRILDSYKQAGDVQSGYGIIFLICGSAYLLAWLVMHLLTPTMKPVELSSR